A genomic window from Halogeometricum borinquense DSM 11551 includes:
- a CDS encoding CheR family methyltransferase, whose amino-acid sequence MARTDSSSDPTFRELLDYVESSLSFATSSYNDAYLDRRISARMRRRGVESYDEYQSLLDGDEEEQTALLNALSVNVTSFFRNPEVWDALREVIADIASDGRVNIWSAACSDGREAYSMAMLAHDDDRIDPNKVKILGTDIKPEIIRAARAGEYHASETNDIEEQLEPLSQNNRYVERDGDIYRVTDEVKSLVSFRKHDLVQERPPDTFDLVVCRNLFIYINSEAKQAIFDTLGSALTPDGYLTIGMTETIPPSCRDRFDPVEKRLRIYRNAANSNP is encoded by the coding sequence ATGGCGCGAACTGACTCGTCGTCGGATCCGACGTTCCGAGAACTGCTCGACTACGTGGAATCGTCGTTATCGTTTGCGACGAGTTCGTACAACGACGCGTACCTTGACCGGCGAATCTCTGCACGGATGCGACGACGCGGCGTCGAGAGCTACGACGAATATCAGTCGCTGCTCGACGGCGACGAAGAAGAACAGACGGCGTTGTTGAACGCGCTCAGCGTTAACGTCACCAGCTTCTTCCGCAACCCCGAGGTATGGGACGCCCTCAGAGAAGTTATCGCTGACATCGCTTCCGACGGGCGCGTCAACATCTGGAGCGCGGCCTGTTCGGACGGCCGCGAGGCATACTCGATGGCGATGCTGGCACACGACGACGACCGAATCGACCCGAACAAGGTGAAGATACTGGGAACGGACATCAAGCCTGAGATCATCCGCGCCGCACGCGCGGGCGAGTATCACGCCTCGGAGACGAACGACATTGAAGAGCAACTCGAACCGCTCTCTCAGAACAATCGGTACGTCGAACGCGATGGCGACATCTACCGCGTGACCGACGAGGTTAAATCCCTCGTGTCGTTTCGAAAGCATGACCTCGTTCAAGAACGTCCGCCGGACACGTTCGACCTCGTGGTGTGTCGAAACCTGTTTATTTACATCAACAGTGAAGCTAAACAGGCAATATTCGATACGCTCGGATCGGCACTCACGCCGGACGGCTATCTCACTATCGGGATGACGGAGACGATTCCGCCGTCGTGCCGCGACCGGTTCGATCCGGTCGAGAAACGACTTAGAATCTACCGGAACGCGGCAAACTCGAATCCGTGA
- a CDS encoding CheF family chemotaxis protein → MKAGEKKVADTNGRFLQVKRGGRNLNDANWANGRILLSNQRLVLAGTGGKRTFPLSSIEQLGGRFDVNQRIATVSDYLALHYNDGEDVVLVAPADFEEFELELYGALLNSTRFLVRHPAVEGGVVQNTEWEGARLKVEEDAVSIATVNGSFVNVQLDDIGDIEMGRRTVRDESREVIEVEHSDDEGTSLQTYVSGPERPVNILKSLFQIGEEQSETALELSQQDKQVLMALYSGVSPFDIPAFLGIDVDEVEELFVRLIDHNVLDEVRIRHEVELNARGRSIAADAIDDQGANM, encoded by the coding sequence ATGAAAGCTGGCGAGAAAAAGGTCGCAGACACGAACGGACGGTTCCTCCAAGTCAAGCGTGGAGGGCGGAATCTAAACGATGCAAATTGGGCGAACGGGCGCATCCTCCTTTCGAACCAGCGTCTCGTCCTCGCTGGTACTGGCGGTAAGCGGACCTTTCCACTCTCGTCGATAGAGCAACTCGGTGGCCGGTTCGACGTGAACCAGCGCATCGCAACTGTTTCCGACTACCTCGCACTCCACTACAACGACGGCGAAGACGTGGTTCTCGTCGCGCCCGCGGATTTCGAGGAGTTCGAACTCGAACTGTACGGAGCGTTGCTCAACTCGACGCGGTTTCTCGTCCGTCACCCGGCAGTCGAGGGTGGCGTCGTTCAGAACACCGAGTGGGAGGGCGCGCGACTGAAAGTCGAAGAGGACGCAGTCAGCATTGCGACGGTCAACGGATCGTTCGTCAACGTCCAGTTGGACGACATCGGTGACATCGAGATGGGTCGGCGGACTGTCCGCGACGAATCTCGAGAAGTCATCGAAGTCGAGCACTCCGACGACGAGGGGACGAGTCTCCAGACGTACGTCTCCGGCCCAGAGCGTCCCGTGAACATCCTCAAGTCGTTGTTCCAAATCGGCGAAGAGCAGTCCGAGACAGCACTCGAACTGTCACAACAGGACAAACAGGTGTTGATGGCGCTATACTCCGGTGTCTCTCCGTTCGATATCCCCGCGTTCCTCGGCATCGACGTAGACGAAGTCGAAGAGCTGTTCGTCCGACTCATCGACCACAACGTCCTTGATGAGGTACGCATCCGCCACGAAGTCGAACTCAACGCCCGTGGCCGGTCTATCGCTGCTGACGCTATCGACGATCAAGGCGCGAACATGTGA